One part of the Anaeromyxobacter sp. Fw109-5 genome encodes these proteins:
- a CDS encoding O-antigen ligase, with the protein MVHADAATLDSALHDRQEWIERASRRWHLLLHGATLAFVVMLYSNPQFWWPSFEKFRLAFVAMGVGALALVMHRLTSGERIRVGGRAAIPILLYLSFIPLSFAWTISVPDTRVATIEAAKMAIVFVVVQNAVDGPRRLRRFMLVGTLAALGPALGAIDVWRNDDALIDGFRTHWRGAYADPNRLAMALIAVMPFALYGAVTARRRWARLVFALTLAAQLGAIVLTHSRSGFVAAGLALALFLFRGRTLTPPRKVAAAAVIALGIVAFAPATFWQRQATIASYETDVSVAGRENAWKVLGVIMEERPFTGVGAAAFIQAWGRYAPLEAGGRRYIAHNLLLEIVGELGVVAFALFCGFAAWLLPKLWRAGSDPLVGTEARAIFGALAGYLLIEMANGYSLSWFLYFLFACALVTIRLSRARAALGRELPPWAAR; encoded by the coding sequence ATGGTTCATGCAGACGCAGCGACGCTCGACTCGGCGCTCCACGACAGGCAGGAGTGGATCGAGCGCGCGAGCCGGCGGTGGCACCTGCTCCTGCACGGCGCCACGCTCGCGTTCGTCGTGATGCTGTACTCGAACCCCCAGTTCTGGTGGCCCTCGTTCGAGAAGTTCCGCCTCGCCTTCGTGGCGATGGGCGTGGGCGCGCTCGCCCTGGTCATGCACCGGCTCACCTCGGGCGAGCGCATCCGCGTGGGCGGCCGGGCCGCGATCCCGATCCTCCTCTACCTCTCGTTCATCCCGCTGTCGTTCGCGTGGACGATCTCCGTGCCGGACACGCGCGTCGCCACGATCGAGGCCGCCAAGATGGCGATCGTGTTCGTGGTCGTGCAGAACGCGGTCGACGGCCCCCGGCGGCTGCGGCGCTTCATGCTCGTCGGCACGCTCGCGGCGCTCGGGCCCGCGCTCGGCGCGATCGACGTCTGGCGGAACGACGACGCGCTCATCGACGGGTTCCGCACGCACTGGCGCGGCGCGTACGCCGACCCCAACCGGCTGGCCATGGCGCTCATCGCGGTGATGCCGTTCGCGCTCTACGGCGCGGTCACCGCGCGGCGGCGCTGGGCGCGGCTGGTGTTCGCGCTGACCCTGGCCGCGCAGCTCGGCGCCATCGTGCTCACGCACTCGCGCTCGGGCTTCGTGGCCGCGGGGCTGGCGCTCGCCCTGTTCCTCTTCCGGGGCCGGACCCTCACGCCGCCCAGGAAGGTCGCCGCGGCGGCGGTCATCGCGCTGGGGATCGTCGCCTTCGCGCCGGCCACGTTCTGGCAACGCCAGGCCACCATCGCGTCGTACGAGACGGACGTGTCGGTCGCGGGGCGAGAGAACGCCTGGAAGGTGCTGGGCGTCATCATGGAGGAGCGACCCTTCACCGGGGTCGGCGCCGCCGCCTTCATCCAGGCGTGGGGACGTTACGCACCCCTCGAGGCCGGCGGGCGCCGCTACATCGCCCACAACCTCCTGCTCGAGATCGTGGGTGAGCTCGGCGTCGTCGCCTTCGCGCTCTTCTGCGGGTTCGCGGCGTGGCTGCTGCCGAAGCTCTGGCGCGCGGGCTCCGATCCCCTGGTCGGGACCGAGGCACGCGCCATCTTCGGCGCGCTCGCCGGCTACCTCCTCATCGAGATGGCGAACGGCTACTCGCTGTCCTGGTTCCTCTACTTCCTGTTTGCGTGCGCGCTCGTGACGATCCGGCTCTCGCGCGCGCGTGCGGCGCTGGGCAGGGAGCTGCCGCCGTGGGCCGCCCGCTGA
- a CDS encoding DegT/DnrJ/EryC1/StrS family aminotransferase, whose protein sequence is MAVRTWPTARESRRRYIPALPTLWPGMLSPLAASRPPAFPFGAKRLTRYYLARNAVYHGAKLLGLPANEVLVPAYHHGVEVGALVAAGALPRFVRVDARMRLDLEDLEAKIGPRTRALYVIHYAGFAQPMDDVMAVARRHGLPVMEDCALSLLAAEGTRPLGSVGTLGIFCFYKTLPVPNGGALVVNDPALHGDVPAPEAAPLVSTLSHATGSLLQNAAFRLGEAGEALRGAARRAYALVRGATGVRPVSTGTMTFDPATVDLGMSAVSELIARRLDGEAIVAARRRNYFLLLGRLRERVSPVFPELPAGASPLFYPLLCDDKAAVAARLAARGIETVDFWRTGHPLCPDDSFPDVQALRRRVLELPVHQDLQPDDMAYLARCVKEALE, encoded by the coding sequence ATGGCGGTCCGGACCTGGCCCACCGCGCGCGAGTCCCGGCGGCGCTACATCCCGGCGCTGCCCACGCTCTGGCCCGGGATGCTCTCTCCCCTGGCCGCCTCCCGGCCGCCCGCCTTCCCGTTCGGCGCGAAGCGCCTGACGCGCTACTACCTCGCGCGGAACGCCGTCTACCACGGCGCGAAGCTGCTGGGGCTGCCGGCCAACGAGGTGCTGGTCCCGGCCTACCACCACGGCGTGGAGGTGGGGGCGCTCGTCGCGGCCGGAGCGCTCCCGCGCTTCGTGCGGGTGGACGCGCGCATGCGCCTCGACCTCGAGGATCTCGAGGCCAAGATCGGTCCCCGCACGCGGGCGCTGTACGTCATCCACTACGCGGGGTTCGCGCAGCCCATGGACGACGTCATGGCGGTCGCGCGGCGCCACGGGCTGCCGGTGATGGAGGACTGCGCGCTGTCGCTCCTCGCCGCCGAAGGGACGCGGCCGCTCGGCTCGGTGGGCACGCTCGGGATCTTCTGCTTCTACAAGACGCTGCCCGTGCCGAACGGCGGCGCGCTGGTGGTGAACGACCCCGCGCTGCACGGCGACGTGCCGGCCCCCGAGGCCGCGCCGCTCGTGTCCACGCTGTCCCACGCGACCGGCTCGCTCCTCCAGAACGCCGCCTTCCGGCTCGGCGAGGCGGGCGAGGCGCTGCGGGGCGCGGCGCGGCGCGCCTACGCGCTGGTGCGCGGCGCGACCGGCGTCCGGCCGGTGTCCACCGGCACCATGACCTTCGATCCGGCGACGGTCGACCTCGGGATGAGCGCGGTGTCCGAGCTCATCGCGCGGCGCCTCGACGGGGAGGCGATCGTCGCCGCGCGACGCCGCAACTACTTCCTGCTCCTCGGCCGCCTGCGCGAGCGCGTCTCGCCGGTCTTCCCGGAGCTGCCCGCCGGCGCGAGCCCGCTCTTCTACCCGCTCCTCTGCGACGACAAGGCGGCGGTGGCCGCGCGCCTCGCGGCCCGCGGCATCGAGACGGTCGACTTCTGGCGCACCGGGCACCCGCTCTGTCCGGACGATTCCTTCCCGGACGTGCAAGCGCTCCGGCGCCGCGTGCTGGAGCTGCCCGTCCACCAGGACCTGCAGCCCGACGACATGGCGTACCTCGCCCGGTGCGTGAAGGAGGCCCTCGAGTGA
- a CDS encoding polysaccharide deacetylase family protein, producing MPERADNSPKWILRRAVKAAAAGTFLVAGVHRAVRSFQRRRAGGTRVVVLSYHRATLDFEASTRESIASMFVSAQTMQRQIEELARSREIVSLADARRILAEPPGTRRRDAFVVTFDDGYGDNHHVAMPVLAALKVPATFFVATGYIGTRRRFPHDRLFASLTELSRRGIPIERAGLPGALQALLTACTEAGPAATLDRLIARLPHDRLTAIADALEARTGLAEQDLPDDTRAMTWDELAELRAAGMDVGGHTVNHAVLSNLPLPEARREIAGCHEMIAERLGPPRHFAYPNGYYTPAVRRAVAEAGFETGLTTEDRENARGGDPFAMSRKVLWENSTLGPVSYSAALAICNLDSVFHALGLAHPVSGERPDALPSAVEDEPKPSSAPGPRGSAAPGQKGSARERAAS from the coding sequence ATGCCGGAGCGTGCGGACAACAGCCCCAAGTGGATCCTGAGGCGCGCGGTCAAGGCCGCGGCGGCGGGGACGTTCCTCGTCGCCGGCGTGCACCGGGCGGTGCGGTCGTTCCAGCGACGGCGGGCGGGTGGGACCCGCGTGGTCGTCCTCTCCTATCACCGCGCCACGCTCGACTTCGAGGCGAGCACGCGGGAGTCGATCGCGTCGATGTTCGTCTCCGCGCAGACGATGCAGCGGCAGATCGAGGAGCTGGCGCGGAGCCGCGAGATCGTGTCGCTGGCGGACGCGCGGCGGATCCTCGCCGAGCCGCCCGGCACGCGCCGCCGCGACGCGTTCGTCGTCACGTTCGACGACGGCTACGGGGACAACCACCACGTGGCCATGCCGGTCCTCGCGGCCCTCAAGGTGCCGGCCACCTTCTTCGTCGCGACGGGTTACATCGGCACGAGGCGGCGCTTCCCGCACGATCGGCTGTTCGCCTCGCTCACGGAGCTGAGCCGGCGCGGCATCCCGATCGAGCGCGCCGGGTTGCCCGGGGCGCTGCAGGCGCTCCTCACGGCGTGCACGGAGGCGGGGCCCGCGGCGACGCTCGACCGCCTCATCGCGCGCCTCCCGCACGACCGGCTCACCGCCATCGCGGACGCGCTCGAGGCGCGGACCGGGCTCGCGGAGCAGGATCTCCCGGACGACACGCGCGCCATGACGTGGGACGAGCTCGCGGAGCTGCGCGCGGCGGGGATGGACGTCGGGGGTCACACGGTGAACCACGCCGTCCTCTCGAACCTCCCGCTGCCCGAGGCGCGCCGCGAGATCGCCGGCTGTCACGAGATGATCGCCGAGCGCCTCGGGCCGCCGCGCCACTTCGCCTACCCGAACGGCTACTACACTCCGGCGGTGCGGCGCGCGGTGGCCGAGGCGGGCTTCGAGACGGGGCTCACCACCGAGGACCGCGAGAACGCCCGCGGCGGGGATCCCTTCGCGATGTCGCGCAAGGTGCTGTGGGAGAACTCGACGCTCGGCCCGGTCTCGTACAGCGCCGCGCTCGCCATCTGCAACCTGGACAGCGTGTTCCACGCCCTCGGGCTGGCGCACCCCGTCTCTGGCGAGCGGCCCGACGCGCTCCCGAGCGCCGTCGAGGACGAACCCAAGCCTTCGTCCGCTCCCGGGCCGAGGGGCTCGGCCGCGCCGGGCCAGAAGGGCTCGGCCCGGGAGCGGGCGGCTTCCTGA
- a CDS encoding Wzz/FepE/Etk N-terminal domain-containing protein, with amino-acid sequence MERTYTLQDLLAALRRRRLLALVVAGAVLVVGVALALGVPSEYSATSVVQIEPRRLGLDFFPAQNGTPFEDRMRTIKHGILARPVLERVIRETDFYPDLRDDMDKALEKMRRNVEVRLEGEVPSGAPALLFVVEVHGRDAEKVARAAELLPKYYGELTRQVLEGQARALRETLDGQVEQMGKELAAHEQRLLAFKVEHTAELPELLEDNARAIGRAQSQIEMRLGAIADAQRRRLEVLSSIPESLSGPGLAESTLADAQRRLNAAEAAYGADHPDVKRARRELEESRSQREGAFDKFRSERVQGHLARLDEEVRGHEAQIASLRKEMAGYQKRIDAAPRFGQELANLSRDYEVLRAKYAATISRRADSAAAEQLLAADQPTMFRMVETPIAPRLPSSPDRPKLLWIAVLAAIALGLGAAALAEWLDASMRGPEDAATLGVPVLAAIPRIDRRRAS; translated from the coding sequence ATGGAACGGACCTACACGTTGCAGGATCTCCTCGCGGCGCTGCGGCGTCGCCGGCTTCTCGCGCTCGTCGTCGCGGGCGCGGTGCTCGTCGTCGGCGTGGCCCTCGCGCTCGGCGTGCCGTCCGAGTACTCCGCGACCTCGGTCGTCCAGATCGAGCCGCGGCGGCTGGGACTCGACTTCTTCCCCGCCCAGAACGGGACTCCGTTCGAGGACCGGATGCGCACCATCAAGCACGGCATCCTCGCGCGCCCGGTGCTCGAGCGGGTGATCCGCGAGACCGACTTCTACCCCGACCTGCGCGACGACATGGACAAGGCGCTCGAGAAGATGAGGCGCAACGTCGAGGTGCGGCTCGAGGGGGAGGTCCCCTCCGGCGCTCCTGCGCTGCTCTTCGTGGTGGAGGTGCACGGCCGTGATGCCGAGAAGGTCGCGCGCGCGGCGGAGCTCCTGCCGAAGTACTACGGCGAGCTCACCCGCCAGGTGCTGGAGGGGCAGGCGCGGGCCCTGCGCGAGACGCTCGACGGCCAGGTGGAGCAGATGGGCAAGGAGCTCGCGGCGCACGAGCAGCGGCTCCTCGCCTTCAAGGTGGAGCACACCGCCGAGCTGCCCGAGCTGCTCGAGGACAACGCCCGCGCCATCGGGCGCGCGCAGAGCCAGATCGAGATGCGGCTCGGCGCGATCGCCGACGCGCAGCGCCGCCGGCTGGAGGTGCTCTCCTCCATCCCCGAGAGCCTGAGCGGTCCAGGGCTCGCCGAGTCCACCCTCGCCGACGCGCAGCGCCGGCTCAACGCCGCCGAGGCGGCCTACGGGGCGGATCACCCCGACGTGAAGCGCGCCCGGCGCGAGCTGGAGGAGTCGCGTTCGCAGCGCGAGGGCGCCTTCGACAAGTTCCGGAGCGAGCGGGTGCAGGGTCACCTCGCCCGCCTCGACGAGGAGGTGCGCGGCCACGAGGCGCAGATCGCGTCGCTGCGCAAGGAGATGGCCGGCTACCAGAAGCGCATCGACGCGGCGCCGCGCTTCGGGCAGGAGCTCGCGAACCTGTCGCGGGACTACGAGGTGCTGCGCGCCAAGTACGCCGCGACGATCTCGCGCCGCGCCGACTCCGCGGCCGCCGAGCAGCTCCTCGCGGCGGACCAGCCCACGATGTTCCGCATGGTGGAGACGCCGATCGCGCCGCGGCTGCCCTCCTCGCCGGATCGGCCGAAGCTCCTGTGGATCGCGGTGCTCGCCGCCATCGCCCTGGGGCTCGGGGCGGCGGCGCTCGCGGAGTGGCTGGACGCCTCGATGCGAGGGCCGGAGGACGCCGCGACGCTGGGCGTGCCGGTGCTCGCCGCCATCCCGCGCATCGACCGTCGGCGGGCTTCCTAG
- a CDS encoding GNAT family N-acetyltransferase, with protein sequence MIETAETVLVAAPERAGARYEVEELRGRAAFDALREEWNALLARGPVDVPFSRHEWLAAWLDAFAPDAPLRVLVARGRGGRAAGMAAFLVERERGVTRLVAPANDHSCRVEWALGDDPPGAVAALWEYLRDELRWDVLVLRDLPREGPTSVLLETAARADRHLTGRWESLRTPYVELAGGGAEQRVSSKFRANLRRRAKRLGEMGAVALKRVDDAEGLDVAVAEFLSLEASGWKGEGGTAIAGDPALVRFYARIARDAAARGGLALRALTLDGRAVAVHLGMVHRGVYYLPKTAYDERLGQVSPGQLLQREVLAECEARGLARFDFLGPDMEWKRDWAPAHAPHDWLYVYRPSFAGRAMHTLKHRVRPAVKEALSWWR encoded by the coding sequence TTGATCGAGACCGCCGAGACCGTCCTCGTCGCCGCTCCCGAGCGGGCGGGCGCCCGCTACGAGGTCGAGGAGCTGCGGGGGCGTGCGGCGTTCGACGCGCTCCGGGAGGAGTGGAACGCGCTGCTCGCGCGCGGGCCGGTGGACGTACCCTTCTCGAGGCACGAGTGGCTCGCGGCCTGGCTCGACGCGTTCGCCCCCGACGCGCCGCTCCGGGTCCTCGTGGCGCGCGGTCGCGGCGGCCGCGCAGCCGGGATGGCCGCGTTCCTGGTGGAGCGGGAGCGAGGCGTGACGCGGCTCGTCGCGCCCGCCAACGATCACTCCTGCCGGGTGGAGTGGGCGCTCGGGGACGACCCTCCCGGCGCGGTCGCAGCGCTCTGGGAGTACCTGCGCGACGAGCTGCGGTGGGACGTGCTCGTGCTGCGCGACCTCCCGCGCGAGGGGCCGACCTCGGTGCTGCTCGAGACCGCCGCCCGCGCCGATCGCCACCTCACCGGTCGCTGGGAGTCGCTGCGCACCCCGTACGTCGAGCTCGCGGGAGGCGGCGCCGAGCAGCGCGTCAGCTCCAAGTTCCGCGCGAACCTGCGCCGGCGCGCGAAGCGGCTCGGGGAGATGGGGGCGGTGGCCCTGAAGCGCGTGGACGACGCGGAGGGGCTCGACGTCGCGGTGGCGGAGTTCCTGTCGCTCGAGGCCAGCGGCTGGAAGGGGGAGGGCGGCACGGCGATCGCCGGCGATCCGGCCCTGGTCCGGTTCTACGCACGCATCGCCCGTGACGCCGCGGCGCGCGGCGGCCTCGCCCTCCGCGCGCTCACCCTCGACGGCCGCGCCGTCGCGGTGCACCTCGGGATGGTCCACCGCGGCGTCTACTACCTCCCGAAGACCGCGTACGACGAGCGGCTGGGACAGGTCTCGCCCGGGCAGCTCCTCCAGCGAGAGGTGCTCGCCGAGTGCGAGGCGCGCGGCCTCGCACGCTTCGACTTCCTCGGGCCGGACATGGAGTGGAAGCGCGACTGGGCCCCGGCACACGCGCCCCATGACTGGCTCTACGTGTACCGGCCCTCCTTCGCCGGGAGGGCCATGCACACGTTGAAGCACCGGGTCCGGCCGGCCGTGAAGGAGGCGCTCTCGTGGTGGAGATGA
- the yvcK gene encoding gluconeogenesis factor YvcK family protein, with amino-acid sequence MRVLEQPVAPPLRAEPERPLRIAAVGGGTGLPCVLEGLATEGADADEEGEQLIVTAVVTTADDGGSSGELRRRYGVPAPGDVRNCLVALAGGTSPLAAVFQHRFPGDGALGGHTIGNLVLTALAQRLGDFGRAVDAAAGMLGVRGRVVPATAAPVELVAELDDGRVVRGETAIAAAHGRVATLRLAGAGVAPESAIEAIGEADLVVLGPGSLYSSVLAGLLVPGIPEALRSTSATRVLVVNLFTQAGESDGLDAADHVRAVQRHLGDVVDVALAQRPPLPAEAVAAYAAEGAEPVRVDREAIDAAGAVPMVADLIAGGAPGRHDPRKLARALLAIARVR; translated from the coding sequence ATGAGGGTCCTCGAGCAGCCCGTCGCGCCGCCGCTCCGCGCGGAGCCCGAGCGGCCGCTCCGGATCGCCGCCGTGGGCGGCGGGACCGGCCTGCCCTGCGTGCTCGAGGGGCTCGCCACCGAAGGCGCCGACGCGGACGAGGAGGGCGAGCAGCTGATCGTCACCGCCGTCGTCACGACCGCGGACGACGGCGGGAGCTCGGGCGAGCTCCGTCGCCGCTACGGCGTCCCTGCGCCCGGCGACGTCCGCAACTGCCTCGTGGCGCTCGCCGGAGGGACGAGCCCGCTCGCCGCCGTGTTCCAGCACCGCTTCCCGGGTGACGGCGCGCTCGGCGGGCACACCATCGGCAACCTCGTGCTCACGGCGCTCGCGCAGCGGCTCGGGGACTTCGGCCGCGCCGTCGACGCCGCGGCCGGGATGCTCGGCGTGCGCGGGCGGGTGGTCCCCGCGACCGCCGCCCCGGTGGAGCTCGTGGCGGAGCTCGACGACGGCCGCGTGGTGCGGGGCGAGACGGCCATCGCCGCGGCGCACGGGCGGGTCGCGACGCTGCGGCTCGCCGGCGCGGGCGTGGCGCCGGAGTCGGCCATCGAGGCGATCGGCGAGGCGGACCTGGTCGTGCTCGGGCCGGGGAGCCTGTACTCGAGCGTCCTCGCGGGGCTCCTCGTGCCGGGGATCCCCGAGGCGCTGCGCTCCACCTCCGCGACCCGCGTGCTGGTCGTGAACCTCTTCACGCAGGCGGGGGAGTCAGACGGGCTCGACGCCGCCGACCACGTGCGCGCGGTCCAGCGCCACCTCGGGGACGTGGTGGACGTCGCGCTCGCGCAGCGGCCGCCGCTCCCGGCGGAGGCGGTGGCGGCCTACGCGGCGGAAGGCGCCGAGCCGGTGCGAGTGGACCGGGAGGCAATCGACGCCGCCGGGGCGGTGCCGATGGTGGCCGATCTCATCGCGGGGGGAGCGCCGGGCCGCCACGACCCCCGCAAGCTGGCGCGCGCGCTCCTCGCGATCGCGCGTGTCCGCTGA
- a CDS encoding CpsD/CapB family tyrosine-protein kinase produces the protein MIPAETLQATHPAAAPEKGLVALAAPDSPAAEQYRVLYQRLARLAARRPMRVIAVTSASRGEGRTTSAANLALTAAQEGRTVVLVDADLRRPSLASLFGLAPRAGVAEVLDGSAELSQAVVRVGQLSVLCAGEVRDASAAIRHPRTAALVEQLRAAYDLVVLDAPPALAFADGERLAGAADAAVLVVRAGATPRQVVRLALESLGDLAAGVVLNDVDPETVAHGRWLYGGAREAAPAIANRRAG, from the coding sequence ATGATCCCTGCCGAGACCCTTCAGGCAACTCACCCCGCGGCCGCGCCCGAGAAGGGCCTCGTCGCGCTGGCCGCGCCGGACTCCCCCGCGGCGGAGCAGTACCGCGTGCTGTACCAGCGCCTCGCGCGGCTCGCGGCCCGGCGCCCCATGCGCGTCATCGCCGTCACGAGCGCGAGCCGCGGCGAGGGGCGCACCACCAGCGCCGCGAACCTGGCGCTCACCGCGGCGCAGGAGGGCCGCACGGTGGTGCTGGTGGACGCCGATCTCCGCCGGCCGTCGCTCGCGAGCCTGTTCGGGCTCGCGCCGCGCGCCGGCGTCGCCGAGGTGCTCGACGGCTCCGCGGAGCTGTCCCAGGCCGTCGTGCGGGTCGGGCAGCTGTCGGTGCTGTGCGCCGGCGAGGTGCGCGACGCATCGGCGGCGATCCGCCACCCGCGCACCGCGGCCCTCGTGGAGCAGCTCCGCGCGGCGTACGACCTCGTCGTCCTCGACGCGCCGCCGGCGCTGGCCTTCGCCGACGGCGAGCGGCTCGCGGGCGCGGCCGACGCGGCGGTGCTCGTGGTCCGCGCCGGCGCGACGCCGCGGCAGGTCGTGCGGCTCGCGCTCGAGTCGCTCGGCGATCTCGCCGCCGGGGTGGTGCTGAACGACGTGGATCCGGAGACGGTGGCGCACGGCCGCTGGCTGTACGGCGGCGCCCGGGAGGCCGCGCCGGCCATCGCGAACCGGCGCGCCGGGTAG
- a CDS encoding GNAT family N-acetyltransferase: MNPADQARPAGGLTVLEHRDAARLGALKEEWRALFDAAQAPSPFLSWEWLHTFHRCFAARRPIWILEARDPAARLAGLLVLSGRHGLLGERRWSLLGNGLTGADGLDVLARPDLAAAARSAVARALAAGVTRWDVLDLEDLPCGSPTLSALREAMAPTGVRTQVERGFVCPGFVVRGTFEEHLARIRRRETYGRRVRWLERQPGFRVEVTTSQEEAAAAMDDFLRLHRLRWQVEGGSSGIPPGPVEDFHRELAPLLAERGWLRLYRLFVGRDAIAAVYGLEVGRRFFYYQSGYDPAWSARSPGVVLVGRTVEDAYARGLTDYDFLRGTEAYKMDWAWDRRETCSARLQAPSVRAGTAVAAQDAFRAARGFARSVAPELVWGALRRARRSLEASGLAGARGG, from the coding sequence GTGAACCCCGCGGACCAGGCCCGCCCCGCGGGCGGCCTCACGGTGCTCGAGCACCGGGACGCGGCCCGGCTCGGCGCGCTGAAGGAGGAGTGGCGCGCGCTGTTCGACGCGGCGCAGGCGCCGTCGCCGTTCCTCTCGTGGGAGTGGCTCCACACCTTCCACCGCTGCTTCGCGGCGCGCCGGCCGATCTGGATCCTCGAGGCGCGCGATCCCGCCGCGCGCCTGGCCGGCCTGCTCGTGCTGTCGGGGCGCCACGGACTCCTCGGCGAGCGGCGCTGGAGCCTCCTCGGGAACGGCCTCACCGGCGCGGACGGCCTCGACGTGCTCGCCCGCCCCGACCTGGCGGCGGCGGCTCGCAGCGCCGTCGCGCGCGCGCTGGCCGCGGGCGTGACGCGGTGGGACGTGCTCGACCTCGAGGACCTCCCCTGCGGCTCGCCGACCCTCTCGGCGCTGCGCGAGGCGATGGCGCCGACGGGCGTGCGTACGCAGGTGGAGCGCGGCTTCGTCTGCCCGGGGTTCGTCGTGCGGGGCACGTTCGAGGAGCACCTCGCGCGGATCCGCCGGCGCGAGACCTACGGCCGTCGCGTCCGATGGCTGGAGCGACAGCCGGGCTTCCGCGTCGAGGTGACCACGAGCCAGGAGGAGGCGGCCGCGGCGATGGACGACTTCCTGCGGCTCCACCGCCTGCGCTGGCAGGTCGAGGGAGGCTCCTCCGGGATCCCGCCCGGCCCCGTCGAGGACTTCCACCGCGAGCTCGCGCCGCTGCTCGCGGAGCGCGGCTGGCTGCGCCTGTATCGGCTGTTCGTGGGGCGGGACGCCATCGCGGCGGTCTACGGCCTCGAGGTGGGCCGCCGCTTCTTCTACTACCAGTCCGGCTACGACCCGGCGTGGTCGGCGCGCAGCCCGGGGGTCGTGCTGGTCGGGCGGACCGTCGAGGACGCCTACGCGCGCGGGCTCACCGACTACGACTTCTTGCGCGGCACCGAGGCGTACAAGATGGACTGGGCGTGGGATCGCCGCGAGACGTGCAGCGCCCGGCTCCAGGCGCCGTCGGTGCGGGCGGGCACGGCGGTGGCGGCGCAGGACGCCTTCCGCGCCGCGCGGGGGTTCGCGAGATCCGTGGCGCCGGAGCTGGTGTGGGGAGCCCTCCGCCGGGCGCGCCGCTCGCTGGAGGCGAGCGGGCTCGCGGGGGCCCGGGGCGGCTGA
- a CDS encoding exopolysaccharide biosynthesis polyprenyl glycosylphosphotransferase, which translates to MVRVFNHWFSPRKAAYFFAEETVLVLALLAGASLGPVAAQATSAVGGPPVYPAVLRAALASVFFAGALYLGDLYDLHAAVRDRADGRRLLRAIGVAAIAIALADVALDLFLPGWMLHRSLVLAAAGGAFGVIAARVLMPAVVGSPTRVVFLGTGARARDLARAMEREADGLYRAVGFVKPDRSVAPPAVSPQAILPGALYEVARRERAQIVVVAMEDRREGLPIDDLLTLRTRGRRVVDDVGFAEATLQRIPLSLVRPSSLIFDDGFRVSRGTRTSKRVLDLALSLLMLVAAAPLMLGTALAIWLSDGRPIFYSQERTGRSGRTYRMWKFRTMRRDAEKMGAVWATEEDPRVLSVGRFLRRARLDELPQLWNVLRGDMSLVGPRPERPVFLSELKARYPLFTLRELVKPGLTGWAQLKYGYGSTMEEQARKLEYDLYYIKNASLFLDLVCLLATAKVVLLGKGAK; encoded by the coding sequence TTGGTCCGGGTCTTCAACCACTGGTTCTCGCCGCGGAAGGCGGCGTACTTCTTCGCCGAGGAGACGGTGCTCGTGCTCGCGCTGCTCGCGGGCGCCTCGCTCGGCCCGGTGGCCGCCCAGGCGACGAGCGCGGTGGGCGGACCGCCGGTGTACCCGGCGGTGCTCCGCGCCGCGCTCGCCTCGGTCTTCTTCGCCGGCGCGCTCTACCTCGGCGACCTGTACGACCTGCACGCGGCCGTGCGGGACCGCGCCGACGGGAGACGGCTGCTGCGCGCCATCGGCGTCGCGGCGATCGCGATCGCCCTCGCCGACGTCGCCCTCGACCTGTTCCTCCCCGGTTGGATGCTGCACCGCTCGCTCGTCCTCGCGGCCGCGGGCGGCGCCTTCGGCGTCATCGCCGCGCGGGTGCTGATGCCGGCCGTGGTGGGATCGCCGACCCGCGTCGTGTTCCTCGGGACCGGCGCGAGGGCGCGCGACCTCGCCCGCGCGATGGAGCGCGAGGCCGACGGGCTCTACCGCGCGGTGGGCTTCGTGAAGCCCGACCGGTCGGTGGCGCCCCCGGCGGTCTCGCCGCAGGCGATCCTCCCGGGCGCGCTGTACGAGGTGGCGCGGCGAGAGCGCGCCCAGATCGTCGTCGTCGCGATGGAGGACCGGCGCGAGGGGTTGCCCATCGACGACCTGCTCACCCTCCGCACCCGCGGCAGGCGCGTGGTGGACGACGTGGGCTTCGCGGAGGCGACGCTGCAGCGCATCCCGCTCTCCCTGGTCCGGCCCAGCTCCCTCATCTTCGACGACGGGTTCCGCGTGTCGCGCGGGACGCGCACCTCGAAGCGCGTGCTGGACCTCGCCCTGTCCCTGCTCATGCTCGTCGCGGCGGCGCCCCTCATGCTCGGGACCGCGCTCGCCATCTGGCTGTCCGACGGCCGGCCGATCTTCTACTCGCAGGAACGCACGGGGCGCAGCGGCCGGACCTACCGGATGTGGAAGTTCCGGACCATGCGGCGCGACGCCGAGAAGATGGGGGCGGTGTGGGCGACCGAGGAGGATCCGCGGGTGCTGTCCGTGGGCCGCTTCCTTCGGCGCGCCCGGCTCGACGAGCTCCCGCAGCTCTGGAACGTCCTGCGCGGCGACATGAGCCTCGTCGGCCCGCGGCCGGAGCGGCCCGTGTTCCTCTCGGAGCTGAAGGCGCGCTACCCCCTCTTCACGCTACGTGAGCTCGTCAAGCCGGGGCTGACCGGGTGGGCCCAGCTCAAGTACGGCTACGGCTCCACGATGGAGGAGCAGGCTCGCAAGCTCGAGTACGACCTCTACTACATCAAGAACGCCTCCCTGTTCCTCGACCTCGTCTGCCTCCTCGCGACCGCGAAGGTGGTGCTCCTCGGGAAGGGGGCGAAGTGA